The genomic DNA CACAAGAACAACCTGGCATTAAAGAATTGATGATAGTATACGGTGATTATGAAAGTATGATTCAACAAAGTCACGAATATTTAATGGGTATGATGCCGCTGCCTATTATTTCATCTAACAATAATTCATCATATTAAAAGGATTGAATTATTATGCCTACTTGGGGGGAGATATTAACAGAACTACAACAACTTGAAGAACAAGGTGTTCGACCTCCTTTTGATACTGTTAGAAGAAAATATTTGGCTTCTTTGTATGGATATACAAGGCGTAATACCATCATCTATGCGTCTCAATGGACACAACCGGGCAATTTTGATCCCAGTCTAATAAGTATAACAGAGGAGGATATTCAAGGAATAATGGAGGTAATTCATGGGCTTACTGGCCAAAGTTTAGATCTCATCTTACATAGTCCTGGTGGTTCCGCTGAGGCAACAGAAGCAATCGTCTCATACTTAAGGACTAAATTTGACGACATCAGGATTATTATTCCACACGCTGCGATGTCAGCAGCAACAATGCTTGCTTGCAGCGGGAATTCTATTGTTTTAGGAAAGCATTCATTTATCGGTCCAATTGACCCTCAAGTTAGAATTAATACACAGTTTGGCCCTCAAGTAGCCCCAGCACAGGCGATATTAGATCAGTTTGAACTCGCTAAATCAGAATGCCAAGATCCTCAAAAATTAGGTTCATGGTTGCCGATACTAAATCAATATGGACCTGCACTATTGGTGCAATGTCAAAATGCTTTAGCCTTATCTCAGCAATTAGTTTCTGAGTGGCTTGAAGCTTACATGTTTGTGGAAAAGGATAATGCAAATGAAATATCCACAGAAATTGCTGCTACCTTGGCAAATCACCAAAGATTCAAAAGCCATGCTCGACATATAAATCGGCAAATGGCAAAAGAAATCGGTTTGATTATCAGTGATTTGGAAGATGACCAAGAATTTCAAGATCTTGTATTATCCGTGTTTCATTCTACAACTCATACGTTCGGTGGGACATCTGCTGTGAAGATTGTTGAAAACCACCTTGGTAAAGCATTCATTAAACAACAAAGAACTGTTTTAATACAAAAACCTCCTTCGGAAAGCCCTCAACAGTAAAAAGGGTGGAAAAATAAATCACATTTAATGAGTCACAAGTGGGAGTAAAAAAAAAAGTGCAGAACAAAAAGGAGCACAACAATGAAATGTGCGCAATTCTGCGGAAAACTTCGGTTTCCTCACCTCGTCCACTTCGTGAGTTCTGTCATATAACAGGCGCATATCCAACTTCGTACCTTCCTCAACTTCTTTTACACGCAAAAAGTTATACGCCATTCGTCGCATAAGGAGATGTGAAGATGAGAATATTTGATAAGTTGTTCAAACCGAATGTGGATAAGTTAGAGGGAAAAAGAAATGTAAAAGGGCTAATTAAAGCTTTACAATATGAAAAAGATGTGAAAATTCGAGAGGGTGCAGCATGTGCTCTTGGAAGGGTAGGAGATGAAAAAGCAATAGAACCTCTCATTCAGGCTTTGAAGGATGAAGATAACGATGTTCGATTGGAAGCAGCAGAGGCTCTTGGAAAGATTGGAGATGAAAGGGCGGTAGAACTTCTTCTTAACATGGTTTTGAGAGGTGGAGATTGGTACTATCGATTGGCGGCAGCAGAAGCTCTTGGAAAAATAAGATGGAAGCATAGAGATGAAAGGATAGAAGGACCTATTATTAAAGCTTTGGAGGATGCCATAGAAGCTCTTGGAAAGATAGGAGATGAAAGAGCAGTAGAACCACTAATTCAGGCTTTGAAGGATGAAGATTGGGATGTTCGAGAGGGAGCTGCAGAGGCTCTTGGAAAGATTGGAGAATCGGCAGTAGAACCTCTCATTCAGGCTCTGAAAGATGGATACTATTTTACTTATTATTCTGAGGAAGTTGGAACCTGTGAAGTGTATTCTGTTCGAAAGGGAGCTGCAGAAGCTCTTGGAAATATTAGAGATGAAAGGGCGGTAGAACCTCTTATTCAGGCTTTGAAGGATAAAAATAGCCATGTCCAATGGGAAGCAGCAGAGGCTCTTGGAAAGATTGGAGATGAAAGGGCGGTAGAACCGCTCATTCAGGCTTTTAAGGATGTTGATCGGCGTGTTCGAGAGAGAGCAGCAAAGGCTCTTGGAGAAATAAAGGATGAAAGAGCGGTAGAACCGCTCATTCAGGCTTTTAAGGATGTTGATCGGCGTGTTCGAGAGGAAGCAACAAAGGCTCTTGGAGAAATAGGATGGAAGCCTAGAGATGATGCAGAGAAAGTTCGTTACTTAATGGCAAAGAGTGATTGGAATGAATTAGTGAAAGTTGGAAAGCCAGCAGTAGAACCGCTTATTCAGGCTTTGAAGGATGGTGATCGGCTTGTTCGAGAGGAAGCTGCAAAGGCTCTTGGAGAAATAAGAGATGAAAGAGCGGTAGAACCGCTTATTCAGGCTTTGAAGGATGAAAAGTGGTTGGATGTTCGAGAGGAAGCTGCAAAGGCTCTTGGAGAAATAAGAGATGAAAGAGCGGTAGAACCGCTTATTCAGATTTTGAAGGATAAAAATAGCCATGTTCGATGGGGAGCTGCAGAAGCTCTTGGAAAGATTGGAGATGAAAGGGCGGTAGAACCTCTTACACAAGCTTTAGACGATCGGTATGCTCGAGAGGAAGCAGCAAAGGCTCTTGGAGAAATAAGAGATGAAAGAGCGGTAGAACCGCTTATTCAGGCTTTGAAGGATTGGTTTGCTAAAAGGGAAGCTGCAAAGGCTCTTGGAGAAATAAGAGATGAAAGAGCGGTAGAACCGCTCATTCAGGCTTTTAAGGATGTTGATCGGCTTGTTCGAGAGGAAGCTGCAGAAGCTCTTGGAAAGATTGGAGAATCGGCAGTAGAACCTCTCATTCAGGCTTTTAAGGATGAAGAGTGGTATGCTCGAGGGGAAGCAGCAAAGGCTCTTGGAAAGATTGGAGAATCGGCAGTAGAACCTCTCATTCAGGCTTTTAAGGATGAAGAGTGGTATGCTCGAGGGGAAGCAGCAAAGGCTCTTGGAAAGATTGGAGAATCGGCAGTAGAACCTCNNNNNNNNNNNNNNNNNNNNNNNNNNNNNNNNNNNNNNNNNNNNNNNNNNNNNNNNNNNNNNNNNNNNNNNNNNNNNNNNNNNNNNNNNNNNNNNNNNNNTCATTCAGGCTCTGAAAGATGAAAATTGGTATGCTCGAGAGGAAGCAGCAAAGGCTCTTGGAGAAATAAGAGATGAAAGAGCAGTAGAACCTCTTATTCAGGCTTTGCAGGATGAAAAGTGGGATGTTCGAAAGGAAGCAGCAAAGGCTCTTGGAGAAATAGGATGGAAGCCTAGAGATGATGCAGAGAAAGTTCGTTACTTAATGGCAAAGAGTGATTGGGGTGGTTGGAATGAATTAGTGAAAGTTGGAAAGCCAGCAGTAGAACCTCTTATTCAGGCTTTGAAGGATGGTGATCGGCTTGTTCGAGAGGAAGCAGCAAAGGCTCTTGGAAAGATAGGAGATGAAAGAGCGGTAGAACCACTAATTCAGGCTTTGAAGGATGAATACCATTATTACCCGGAGAGTGTTGGAATGGTAGTCTTGGAAAAGTACCCTGTCCGAGTAAAGGCAGCAGAAGCTCTTGGAAAGATAGGAGATGAAAGAGCAGTAGAACCACTAATTCAGGCTTTGAAGGATGAAGATTGGGATGTTCGAGAGGGAGCTGCAGAGGCTCTTGGAAAGATTGGAGAACCGGCGGTAGAACCTCTCATTCAGGCTCTGAAAGATGAAAATTGGTATGCTCGAGAGGAAGCAGCAAAGGCTCTTGGAGAAATAAGAGATGAAAGAGCAGTAGAACCTCTTATTCAGGCTCTGAAGGATAAATATAGCAATGTTCGGAAAGTTGCAGAAGAGGCGTTAGAGAAGATTCAAAAAGGCAAGGGAAAATAATCCGTAGAGAAGCGACCAACAGCGTAACACGGTGTAAAAGACTGCGCTTCGCTCATTCAAATTTGCCTTCGGCAAACTTCTTTTACACCGATACCATTAGTCGAAATTTGAACTATCAATTTTCCGTGTTTTCCAATACCTTCCAGTGAAGTTTAATACTAAGGTATTTTAAACCGCTATCAAACACTCTGCAAAACAGGTGAAAAAAGATGTCTTTGAATACTATGAATAAATATATTTTATTTACAATGGAGTATTAACCATGGACCCAATTTTTTTTATCTGGTTTGGGATATGCTTCATATGCTACATACTCCGTACTTCATTTCACGTATTAGACAATAAAAAAAGTAATTTAGTGAAAAGCAAAAAACTACCTGCCATAATGTCAGTTACAATGTTTTTCCTATGGTTTTCATGGTTTCCCATGTCTTTTTTTGATCCAATCAAAATGAATATTTCTTTGGCAAAATACTTCGGATTTATACTGTTCTTAGCGGGATTTGCCCTTGTTATACTATCGCACCTAAAAATAGCGGGATTTGTTAGTGATGAACTAATCACAACTGGCATATACTCGAAGATAAGGCATCCGATGTATTTAGGGTTTATACTCTGGATTGTTGGTTTTCCCATGTTCATGCAGAGCCTTATCACTCTTGCATCATCGATTATATGGATGCCACAGATTATGTACTGGAAAACATCAGAAGAAAGAAAGTTGGAGAAGAAATACAAGGGTTATAAAGAATACAAAAAGAGGACGTGGTTTTAGAGGGTAAGCATACAAATAAATCATTTATTAGAAAACGTGAACATTTATTAGAAAACGTGAACTCAAAATGTCTTTACAATTTTGATACTCTTTTGTAGTCTAACACGGTTTATGCTGTTCTCAGCATCGGTGCAACATCCAAAGATTTAGAACCTTCAACAGCAAGCAAGCCACGTATCGCTTCTATATCTGCCTCGACCACCATTGGCTTGCCACAAACGCCTATCACCTCTTCGGGATCCTTCAATAGATGCCCCGTGGTGACGCAAACAACGCGCTCGTCCGGCTGGATCACACCTTCCCCCCTCAATTTTTTGAGACCTGCGATGGATGCTGCGCTGGCAGGCTCCACACCGATGCCCTCAAGGCGGGCGAGACTTTTTTGCGCCTCGATGATTTCGTCGTCTGATACCTTTTCGGCTATACCACCCGAATTGTATATCGCACGAAGCGCTTTCGGCGCGTTCACCGGATCGCCGATTCTTATGGCAGAGGCAATGGTCTCCGGATGTTTCTCAGGTACGATTTTCCTGGCGCCTTTACTAAAAGCATCAACGATGGGACGCGCTCCCTCCGCTTGAATGCCCGTCATCCTGGGAATTTCCTCGATGATGTCGAATCGCTTGAACTCTGAGAAGCCCTTGTAGATGGCGGAAATGTTGCCAGCATTGCCAACCGGAAGGACGACCCTATCCGGCGATTTCCAGCCCAGTTGATCTATGATTTCAAAGCCGATGGTCTTCTGTCCCTCCAGTCGGAAAGGATTGATTGAGTTAAGCAGATAAAATTCCCTTTGCTCGCATAATTCGCGCACCAGCCTAAACGCATCGTCGAAGTTGCCCCTGATGGTGATCACCTTAGCTCCATGCATCAGTGCCTGGGCTACCTTGCCCATGGCGACCTTGCCCTCCGGCAGCAGCACAACGGCAGAAATGCCTGCTTTTGCGGCATAGATTGCCAGGGATGCAGAAGTATTGCCGGTGGATGCACATGCGACCGTCTTCATGCCCAGTTCGATTGCCTTCGACACGCCGACGGTCATCCCCCTGTCCTTGAACGAGCCCGTTGGATTCAGCCCCTCATTTTTGACGTATAATTCACGAATGCCGATTTTTTTCGCAAGCCTGTCGCATTTGTAAAGCGGAGTTCCCCCCTCTTTTATGGTTACGGGCTCCATCTTGATAGGCAGAAGCGAGGCATATTTCCATACGGATGGTGGTTGCTTTAGCTTTTGAACCCTGAGGTCGATCTTTGAATAATCGTATATGACGTCCAGGAGTCCACCACATCTCTGGCATGTATATATGACTTCTGTATCAGAGTATTGGGCTTTACATTCGATGCATTCTAGTAACATCTTAAATTTCACCTGAGTTGTTTTTTAACCAATTCTATACCTTGCTTCATGGCCTGATCCAGCTTTGCTACATCTGGACCGCCGCCCTGTGCAAGTTGCGACGTCCCTCCTCCGCTACCGCCTATCTCTTTACACACCTCTCTTACGATAGAGTCAGCATGGATGCCTCGTTCTATTGCATGATTACCTGAAGCATCACATATATATGCCCTGTTCGAATCAGCAGTCCCAAGAATAACAACGATGTCTGGATGTTTCTCTGTCAAATGCGATGCAACTTCCCTCAGTTCCTCGGCATCAGCACCCGGCAGAGTTTTCGAAATTATGCTGATATCACCACCGATCAACTTTAGATCCTTGATTAAATCTGACTCTCTGGACTTTGCCAACTCCTCTTTCAATCTGGCCTTCTCCTTTTGGAGTTCTTTCCACTCCCTGAAAAACTTATTGGCAGTCTTTGGAATGTCATCTGGGGAGACTCCCCAAAGATCGGACAGCTCTCTTAAAATTGATGCCTGACGCTGTATTTCCTTAATCGCACGCTCTCCGGAAACGTATTCCAATCGAACCACGCCATCCTGTATTCTTTCTGAGTTTATGATCTTGATGAGTCCCACCTGCGAGGTACTCTTCACATAGGTCCCCCCGCAGGCTTCGACATCATATTTGCCGATGGCGACGATTCTCAACCTCTTTCCGGGAACTGCGCCGCCCTGATAGATCCTCATGCCATGCTTGCTTTCGGCTTCGTTCCTCGGCATTTCCTTGATCAGAATTGGGACGTCTTCCATCACGACATCATTGGCTACTTTCTCTATTTCCTGGATTTGTTCAAAGCTCAATGATTTGTAGTGGGTGATATCCAATCTGGCTTTTTCCAACGTTTTTTCCGCGCCTGCCTGCCATATGTGATCTCCCAGAACCTTCCGAGCAGCGTAATTAACGATGTGCGTGGCAGTATGATGCTCTGATAAGATTTTTCGCACCTCCCAATCTATTATGCCACGAACCTGATCCCCTTGAATGGGCTTCTCTAAAACATGGATGACGACTCCATTATCCTTGATTACATCAAAAACCTTTACGCCGTTGATCGTTCCGGTGTCATGTGCCTGTCCGCCACTCGTCGGGTAGAAAAGCGTTTGATCAAGCACTATCTTGGTCGGGGTAATTCTCTGCAGGACCTTTGCCTCAAACTCTCTCGAATCAGGCTCTTCCCAGAAAAGCAACTTTGTCTGGGGTATTCTTTCGAGGTCGTGACCGGATATTTCCCTTTTTTGCTCGGACTTTTCATGCAACATCTGCACCCTCAAATAAAAATCATCTGGTATTACGATAGAGGAGTCAAACTCTTTCAGGGTATTGGGGGTTATACCCTGGGAATCGTATAATTTGACCAATTTTTCTATATCGAACTTCTCCTTTCGTCCGATCATTCTTTTTACCAGTTCCCTGTTTTTCTTGAGGGTCTCCTCATATCGCTTTTTCTCGACTTCCAATATATCAAATAGGCTTCCATAGTCTTTGAGTTCCGTAAACCATGCCCCAAACTCCGTGATATGGAGTTTGAATAACTGCTCCAGATCCACATCGAGACCGTATTCATCGATTAGAGACCAACACCGCCTTAAGAGGTTTCTGAGGTTATACCCCCCACCCACGTTGCTTGGCAGTGCGCCGTCATGTATTGCAACCAAAAGCGTTCTCGTATGATCTGCCAAAGCGTATAATGCCCTTACTTTGTATACCTCTCCTTTTAGCGTGGAAGGCTCAACGCCCACCTGTTTAGCTACAGCATTCCACGTAGAGCTTACATCGTCGATTTCCTCCACGTTCAGCAAACCCGCATATCTGGCGAATTTATTCCACAGCACCTTATCGGGAACGATGTCTGTCTTTTCATACAGGTAGCGCATAACCTTGGGGAATACCGTATCATAGGACATTGGCGTTCCCTGGGTAAACCAGGACCACCTCTCCAGTCCTGCCCCCATATCGATAACTTTTGTGGAGAGCTCCCTGTAATCGCCGTCTGGCAGCAATTGATATTGAATATAAACTTGATTGCCCAGCTCAAGACCCCTTGAGAAGAACTCTATGCATGGACCAAAATTCCCTCCGCCTGCCCAGACCTCTTCTTGGAAAAACAGTTCTTCGGAGGGGATTCCAAGTCCCCTTGTTAAAAACTCATGTATCTGGGTTATGCCCTCCTCTTTAAAATAGATGAATTTCTTCGGAGTGTTAAACACGTGTTGTCCGACCATTATAAAACCGGTGTAATGCCTGCCTGTGATTCCGACGCTGTCGATGTCCGGAAACCTGAGGCAAAACTGCGGCTCAAGAACTGCATCAGCTGGTGGAGCCACTTCCCCGGAGACCACGTAGGGCTGGAAGTCGTTGATACCGGCGGTCACGAAATAGAGCTGATCATACCATCTGCATACGACCGGATACCTGTCCAAAGGAACATAGCCCCATTTCTCAAAAGTATCCACGTATACATCCCAAGCTTCTTTATAGTCGAGCTTTTTGGTGATGCTCTGATCGATGAATCGGTAACCCCCGCTACATGCGGGTTCATCGCAGAAGTCTCTCGGATTCATGCTCCAGAAACCGCTGCCACACCTCTTGCACACGCTCCTGGAAAAACCCAATGAGCCTAAAGCTTCCACCGGGTAAAACTTCCCATAATTATTAAAGAATCGGGACTTCATTTCCTTTTTTAGCTCTTTATCGTTCATACCCATCTATCGCTCACATCAGAGGACAATATGCATTCATGTTCAAAAAAGTATTTGTCCTAAGATGTGATACCAGTGGATGATGAAAAAGGTGATCATTGTCGGCGCAGGTCCTGCCGGATTGTTCGCAGCCCTGGAGCTAATGGATAAAGCAGAAGTTCTTGTCATAGATAAGGGGAAAAACATAGAGGAGCGTTCTAATGGCGTCCAGGGGGTCGGAGGTGCCGGCGGCATATCAGACGGCAAGCTAAACCTTCATCCAAAAATAGGGGGAGATCTGACAGAGTTTGTTAGCGAAGAAAAAGCCTATGAACTGATCGATCGCGTAGATGAGACGTTCGTAAAGCATGGCGCCCCGGAGGGTAAGAGTTCTTCAGCTGAGGAGCTACTTCGAAGGGCAGCCTCCTCTGGCATTGAATTCCTTCCCATCAAGCAAAGACACATAGGGTCGGACAAATTACCTGCTTTGATCAACTCGATCAAAAGAGAATTGGAAAGGGGCGGAGTGAGATTTCTTTTGCAAACTAACGTCGAAGATGTCCTAATCTCAGATGACGGTGTAGAAGGCGTCTTGACTGAAAAGGAGAAGATCGAATCCAACTATGTCATCTTAGCTCCAGGCAGGGCAGGTTCACATTGGCTTGGTCATGTGATGAAAAAGCATGGGATCCCCCTCAAACATATGCCCATAGATATAGGCGTACGTGTAGAAGTGCCATCCAAGATCTATGAAGACATAACAGAGATCAACTGGGACCCAAAATTTAGAATGAGGGTGCCGACACATGATGACCTTGTCAGGACTTTCTGCACCTCACCGTATGGTTTCGTGGTACAAGATCCCTATGGGAATGCAGTCGGCGTCAACGGACATTCGATGAGGCATAAAAGATCAAATAACACGAACTTTGCCTTTCTCGTGAGGATTGGTCTGACCGAGCCCGTGGAAGATACAACAGCATACGGATATTCGATAGCACAGCTCGCTACGACGATAGGAGGTGGAAAACCGCTCCTACAGAGGCTGGGCGACCTAAAGAGGGGAAGAAGGTCGACATGGGACAGGATTAAAAGAAGCTATGTTACGCCAACGCTGCAAGAGGTTACTCCAGGCGATATCTCCATGGTATTGCCTTACAGGATATTGACTGACATACTGGAGGGCCTCAATATGCTCGATCATGTAGTGCCAGGCGTAGCATCCGATTCCACATTACTCTATGCACCAGAGATCAAATTTTCTGCCATGCGCATAATCACAAAAGAGGGATTCAAGACGTCCATCAAGGGATTATATGCAATAGGCGATGGAGCCGGTGTTAGCAGGAGCATAGTGAGCGCAGCAGCTACTGGATTGATAGCGGCTGAGCACTTAATTGCAAATCTTTAGCCCTTTAGCCTTGCAAATCTTTAGCCCTTTAGCCGAACAAGGCACTAAGACCTTCCATCCCCGTCTCTTCTGCCTCTTCCTTCTTCTTTTCCTCTTTCTTTTCCTCTGCTACTGATGCGGCGGCTTCTGCATGTGTAGTCGCTGCTGGAGCTTGCACAGGCGTGAAAGCTGCTTGGGAGATTGCCTCCTCTATATTAACTCCCTCAAGTGCAGCTATAAGAGCTTTTACCCGCGAGGGATCGGCATCGATTCCAGCTGCTTTTAGCACTGCATTTACGTCTTTTTCTGTGATATTTTTTCCAGAATTATGCAACAATAGGGCAGCATATACGTATTCCATATCAAACACCTTTCTTTTCTATCAACTTAGATAATGAAGTCACTTGTGCGTACGCTTTATAGATAATACTTTCCATAACGTCTGGTTCAAAGATCGTTGCTTTTATAGCAAGATTTCTCGCACCAGTAGATGCTTTCGATAGCAACGCATGGATAGTCGCTTTGTTTGGATATCCTAGGCTGATTGCTAGATTAAAAGCATTTTGTACTGCTGACGTGAAATCTGAAAAGTATTTGAGCTCATCGATTGCAAGAACTTCATAGATAATGCCATTCTCATAGGCGGCACGTAGATCCAAACCAACTTCCATCGGATGTATCTCCAATCGTCTGAGCATTTCCGCTAGTTTGGGAGATATGGGCTCACCTTTTTTAGCTACAATTTTTGTCTCCCTAATTACCACTTTACCGCCCTCAATAGCAGCGGATATGCCGGCGTTTTGCAGCTCACCCACGATAGGACCTGGTTTAAAGGAAGTGGGACCCTTCTCAACTAGGATGTCTTTTGGTGGGAGATCCCCGGGCTTTGCCGGCGATGGTAACTTACTCTTCTCAATCAGCCTATATAATTTGAAGGGATCTATCTCAGAGAAAATGAGTGCCGTCTGATCTTCAATGAAATTACCCATGGGACGGATTTTTTTATCAGACTCTTCCAGCGCGCGTTTGATGAGCGTATTTCTTGACATTTTCAGGATTGCTGTTCCACGTAAATCCCTCCTCATGGATTGCAATTGTTTGGCTGGCATGCCCCTCATGCCAACCAGTCCTACCATGGAGTGGGCCTGTATGTTTTGCTTGATGCCCTCGATTTCTTCTTTCTTCCATTCTTTCATTCAAAGCACCCTTACAGAAGGTCCCATCGTAGTTTTCACATATATCGAACGAATTTTTTGTTTTTCTACCTTTGCCTCAAGTCTTTTAATGACCGTTTCGATGTTCGCTGCAATCTCCTCAGGAGCCATGCTCTCGCACCCAACGATCGTATGGAATGTCACTTTATCCTTGGACCTTATCTTGACGGTCTTTCGTAACCGTTCTATGGGTTTAGCGACATCAGACCCCGGCGGGATTGGACTTGGCATATTCCCCCTAGGGCCAAGCACCGGACCCAAGCTTTTACCAATGGAGGGCATCAAAGACGCTTCTGCAATAAAGAAGTCATGCTCATTGGCAAGGGTCTTGGCCTGCGTTTTGTTCTCTCCGAGCACAGTGATTTGTTCTGGTGAGATTATTAAATCTGCACCTGCTTTTTTTGCATTCACTGCAAGTTCACCAGATGCAAAAACCGCAATCTTCACTGGCCTGCCCAGACCATTTGGCAGAATGATCTCCTCCTCAATCCTGTTTTGAGGCTGGCTCATATCTATGTTTCGCAAGTTAATTGCCAGATCAATGCTCTCGGTAAAATTTCTTTTTACTGGTCTCTCTAGGGCTTTTTGAACAGCCTTTAATATATCCCTCTGTGCCATTTCATCCCTCCGTAGTGTATGCGACCGATCGGTCTACTACGGTGTTGGGTTTCAAAGTTATCCCAACCTATACTTTAATCTATCGGTGAATAGCCCCAGTAATCTCTCAAAAGATGGTTTTTGTAGATTGAAGATCGAGGAGGGGATGGTAAGGGATTCAAAATTCTTCTGGAGGTGATAGGATCACAAGATTACAAAATAGAGAGAAAAGGAAAAATACGGTAAAAGAAGAGCAATCATAAAGCCCTTAACCTACAAGAAGATTATCATACTTTCCTTTGTCAATATCTCGGATTACTTCTTTGGCTTTTTGACCCCCCACAGTGACTCCCATTGATAGACATGTTCCGAGTGCTTCCTTAACGGTATTTTTCAAGGTAAGCGAAAGCATAGAATCTTGTTTCATTTTAGCAATGCGCATAACCTTCTCCAAAGAGAGGTCCCCCACGAAATCTGTTCCCGGCGCGCCAGACCCTTTCTGGATGGCAAGTTCTTGCATGATTAAAGTCGACGTGGGCGGTGTTCCCACCTCTATGGACACGTTCTTTTTAGCATCTA from Methanocellales archaeon includes the following:
- a CDS encoding HEAT repeat domain-containing protein; amino-acid sequence: MRIFDKLFKPNVDKLEGKRNVKGLIKALQYEKDVKIREGAACALGRVGDEKAIEPLIQALKDEDNDVRLEAAEALGKIGDERAVELLLNMVLRGGDWYYRLAAAEALGKIRWKHRDERIEGPIIKALEDAIEALGKIGDERAVEPLIQALKDEDWDVREGAAEALGKIGESAVEPLIQALKDGYYFTYYSEEVGTCEVYSVRKGAAEALGNIRDERAVEPLIQALKDKNSHVQWEAAEALGKIGDERAVEPLIQAFKDVDRRVRERAAKALGEIKDERAVEPLIQAFKDVDRRVREEATKALGEIGWKPRDDAEKVRYLMAKSDWNELVKVGKPAVEPLIQALKDGDRLVREEAAKALGEIRDERAVEPLIQALKDEKWLDVREEAAKALGEIRDERAVEPLIQILKDKNSHVRWGAAEALGKIGDERAVEPLTQALDDRYAREEAAKALGEIRDERAVEPLIQALKDWFAKREAAKALGEIRDERAVEPLIQAFKDVDRLVREEAAEALGKIGESAVEPLIQAFKDEEWYARGEAAKALGKIGESAVEPLIQAFKDEEWYARGEAAKALGKIGESAVEP
- a CDS encoding HEAT repeat domain-containing protein, which encodes IQALKDENWYAREEAAKALGEIRDERAVEPLIQALQDEKWDVRKEAAKALGEIGWKPRDDAEKVRYLMAKSDWGGWNELVKVGKPAVEPLIQALKDGDRLVREEAAKALGKIGDERAVEPLIQALKDEYHYYPESVGMVVLEKYPVRVKAAEALGKIGDERAVEPLIQALKDEDWDVREGAAEALGKIGEPAVEPLIQALKDENWYAREEAAKALGEIRDERAVEPLIQALKDKYSNVRKVAEEALEKIQKGKGK
- a CDS encoding NnrU family protein produces the protein MKSKKLPAIMSVTMFFLWFSWFPMSFFDPIKMNISLAKYFGFILFLAGFALVILSHLKIAGFVSDELITTGIYSKIRHPMYLGFILWIVGFPMFMQSLITLASSIIWMPQIMYWKTSEERKLEKKYKGYKEYKKRTWF
- the thrC gene encoding threonine synthase, with translation MLLECIECKAQYSDTEVIYTCQRCGGLLDVIYDYSKIDLRVQKLKQPPSVWKYASLLPIKMEPVTIKEGGTPLYKCDRLAKKIGIRELYVKNEGLNPTGSFKDRGMTVGVSKAIELGMKTVACASTGNTSASLAIYAAKAGISAVVLLPEGKVAMGKVAQALMHGAKVITIRGNFDDAFRLVRELCEQREFYLLNSINPFRLEGQKTIGFEIIDQLGWKSPDRVVLPVGNAGNISAIYKGFSEFKRFDIIEEIPRMTGIQAEGARPIVDAFSKGARKIVPEKHPETIASAIRIGDPVNAPKALRAIYNSGGIAEKVSDDEIIEAQKSLARLEGIGVEPASAASIAGLKKLRGEGVIQPDERVVCVTTGHLLKDPEEVIGVCGKPMVVEADIEAIRGLLAVEGSKSLDVAPMLRTA
- the alaS gene encoding alanine--tRNA ligase, producing the protein MNDKELKKEMKSRFFNNYGKFYPVEALGSLGFSRSVCKRCGSGFWSMNPRDFCDEPACSGGYRFIDQSITKKLDYKEAWDVYVDTFEKWGYVPLDRYPVVCRWYDQLYFVTAGINDFQPYVVSGEVAPPADAVLEPQFCLRFPDIDSVGITGRHYTGFIMVGQHVFNTPKKFIYFKEEGITQIHEFLTRGLGIPSEELFFQEEVWAGGGNFGPCIEFFSRGLELGNQVYIQYQLLPDGDYRELSTKVIDMGAGLERWSWFTQGTPMSYDTVFPKVMRYLYEKTDIVPDKVLWNKFARYAGLLNVEEIDDVSSTWNAVAKQVGVEPSTLKGEVYKVRALYALADHTRTLLVAIHDGALPSNVGGGYNLRNLLRRCWSLIDEYGLDVDLEQLFKLHITEFGAWFTELKDYGSLFDILEVEKKRYEETLKKNRELVKRMIGRKEKFDIEKLVKLYDSQGITPNTLKEFDSSIVIPDDFYLRVQMLHEKSEQKREISGHDLERIPQTKLLFWEEPDSREFEAKVLQRITPTKIVLDQTLFYPTSGGQAHDTGTINGVKVFDVIKDNGVVIHVLEKPIQGDQVRGIIDWEVRKILSEHHTATHIVNYAARKVLGDHIWQAGAEKTLEKARLDITHYKSLSFEQIQEIEKVANDVVMEDVPILIKEMPRNEAESKHGMRIYQGGAVPGKRLRIVAIGKYDVEACGGTYVKSTSQVGLIKIINSERIQDGVVRLEYVSGERAIKEIQRQASILRELSDLWGVSPDDIPKTANKFFREWKELQKEKARLKEELAKSRESDLIKDLKLIGGDISIISKTLPGADAEELREVASHLTEKHPDIVVILGTADSNRAYICDASGNHAIERGIHADSIVREVCKEIGGSGGGTSQLAQGGGPDVAKLDQAMKQGIELVKKQLR
- a CDS encoding NAD(P)/FAD-dependent oxidoreductase, which encodes MKKVIIVGAGPAGLFAALELMDKAEVLVIDKGKNIEERSNGVQGVGGAGGISDGKLNLHPKIGGDLTEFVSEEKAYELIDRVDETFVKHGAPEGKSSSAEELLRRAASSGIEFLPIKQRHIGSDKLPALINSIKRELERGGVRFLLQTNVEDVLISDDGVEGVLTEKEKIESNYVILAPGRAGSHWLGHVMKKHGIPLKHMPIDIGVRVEVPSKIYEDITEINWDPKFRMRVPTHDDLVRTFCTSPYGFVVQDPYGNAVGVNGHSMRHKRSNNTNFAFLVRIGLTEPVEDTTAYGYSIAQLATTIGGGKPLLQRLGDLKRGRRSTWDRIKRSYVTPTLQEVTPGDISMVLPYRILTDILEGLNMLDHVVPGVASDSTLLYAPEIKFSAMRIITKEGFKTSIKGLYAIGDGAGVSRSIVSAAATGLIAAEHLIANL
- the rpl12p gene encoding 50S ribosomal protein P1; translated protein: MEYVYAALLLHNSGKNITEKDVNAVLKAAGIDADPSRVKALIAALEGVNIEEAISQAAFTPVQAPAATTHAEAAASVAEEKKEEKKKEEAEETGMEGLSALFG